A single genomic interval of Sulfurovum sp. TSL6 harbors:
- a CDS encoding type II secretion system protein, producing MILKTKIMRPAIAMIELIFAIVVMGIILMSAPQLISTATKSGYVAIQQEAINEAASRINMIMGYHWDENSADETVLDPILQTASPVADLAESTYTDGNGTGRRVGTPLESYRSFVRPDGSRLTATAAGGLGNDGLENDIDDFIGIIGLNLAGTGTGTNYIEKNVTIATAVFYISDNTNYNPAGNTINFNADFTQQSATTTNIKRISTTLTSDAASPDELDKTIILHAFSCNIGGYKLEERDF from the coding sequence ATGATTCTCAAAACTAAAATAATGCGTCCGGCAATTGCCATGATAGAATTGATCTTTGCCATTGTGGTCATGGGCATCATACTGATGTCTGCGCCTCAACTCATCAGTACAGCAACCAAAAGTGGTTATGTTGCGATCCAACAGGAAGCTATCAATGAGGCTGCATCCAGAATTAACATGATCATGGGTTACCATTGGGATGAAAACAGTGCAGATGAAACTGTGCTCGATCCTATTTTACAAACTGCAAGTCCAGTAGCCGACCTTGCGGAATCTACATATACAGACGGAAATGGGACAGGACGAAGAGTTGGTACTCCATTGGAGAGCTACAGAAGTTTTGTGAGACCGGATGGTTCCAGACTTACAGCTACAGCAGCAGGTGGACTGGGAAATGATGGTCTAGAAAATGACATAGACGATTTTATAGGTATTATCGGATTGAATCTTGCAGGAACGGGAACAGGGACAAATTACATTGAAAAGAATGTAACTATTGCCACTGCAGTATTCTATATATCCGATAATACAAATTACAATCCTGCTGGCAATACCATCAATTTTAATGCAGACTTTACCCAGCAATCAGCAACTACCACTAACATAAAACGTATCAGCACTACACTTACCAGTGATGCTGCGAGTCCGGACGAACTTGACAAAACTATTATACTGCATGCATTTTCTTGCAATATAGGTGGATACAAACTTGAAGAGAGGGATTTCTAA